The sequence TCTGAAGCCTGGAGCACTTAAGAGATCTTCAAACGTTCTCAAAGAACATGACATTCTGGTTACTTCTATAATTTTATTGACTCTTTTCTCCTCAtacctttaaaacaaaaactgcacGTGAAAACAGCATCTTATGCCAAAGTTTCAACTTAATTACCAGAGAGGCCATGAGAGGAATGCCACCACCTCATGCCTCTGAATAACCACTATAAAGACTGGAGTTATGTAGCAAGTTCAAGTTTCTGTCCACCCCAGGAAACACAGCTGGTAATCAAACCCTTGTTGCCATCTCCAGGGACTCAAACTGTCTGCCTGTCTGAATTCTCTGTAGCTCTTCCCATCTGTTTAAGGCTGAGTCTTCCTGACAGCTGTCCCTCAGTCAAGGCTGAGCCAGAGAAGCCAGTCTGGTTCCATGGTTACTGCCCACCAGCCGGCCAGGCAGGAAATCATTTCCAGTCTTTTGTCTCCACCTTTTatctccttttcccttcttcaaAACTTGCTGCTAAGGCTTTCATGTAACAATGGATTCAGTGTCCATTAAATTGCCTGAGAGGCGGTTTGAGCCTGACATACTTTCCtgagctaaaaacaaaaaaacaaaaacaaaaaaagaaaagaaaaaacaaagtaccTTTGGCCTTCCTGCCATGAGGTCAAATAACAAAGGGAAAAGCACTACTGAGAAGGGTGGTGCCTGGGAAGCAATCTGCACCCCCCAACCGCACGGAGGTTCCTCTAGAGCGAGTTCTTGCGGGTACAGCAAGGCAGATATCCTGGGGTCAAGGAGGTATAATGAAGGGAACCCTGTTTATTTCCCCCTTTTGAACTTCCCTGCTGCCCCAGTCTTTGCCTTCTTCTTAGAGGATCCTTTGGGTTCTGGCTCCTTGCGCTTAGCTGAAGAGAGAGAGCCGGTCACCTTGAAGAAATCATCCAGGCGGCCCTGGGTGCTGCCCTGGCGGCTCTTGCTCAGCCGCCTGACTCCACTGCGGATTCTGTCCTCAGAGAACTGCTTTTCACCACACATGAACTTGACAAGCTCTTCTTCATCTGGCTCGCTCCACTTCAGCTCCACAGACTCTGGGTCCAGCACCTCAGGCTCAAGGAAGAGCTGCTGGGCCTCTTTGTGGAGCCAATTCTCCGGCACAGGGTACTTGTTGGGGTCGAGCCGACGCACGATCTCCTCAATGCTCTTGTGCTTCTGGATGAGGTCCACCGCCCGCTTGGGCCCAATGCCCCGAATGCTCTCACAGTAGTCACTGCCCAGCAGGATGCACAGATCCACAAACTGCTCCTGGTTCAGGCCCAGCTCCTGCAGAATTCGGCTAAGGTGGAATTCCTGGATGGGCAGCTTCTTGGCCTCGCTAGCAGTCAGGTGCCGCATGAGCACAGGGCTGCCAAAGGTCAGGCAATCCATGTCCTCTGTGGCTGCGGCGTAGACTTTGCCAGCCTTCACCAGGGCCGCACAGCTAGCTTCTGCCTCACTGGGCGCGTCGAGGTACGGGATGCCCATGAGGCTCAGGAGATGCTTGCACTCATCATTGTGTTGCTTGGTGACCTTCACCAGCCGCTTGGTAAacttctccacctcctcctcggCGCCGGCAGCCTGGGCCTGCTGCAGCTGCTTCTCTGCCTCAGCCCGCCGCTCGCTGCGTTTGGCCAGCTCACCTGACTTGAGCTGCGGCGGCTTGCCATCAAAGACATACACAGGCTTGATGCCGTTCTCCATCATGCGGATGGTGCGGTAGAACATGCCCATCAGGTGACTGGTGGTCTCACCCTCCTCATTCTGCAACACATCCCCACCCTGGCGAACAGCAATCAGGAACTGATAAATGCTCATGGAGGCATCAATGGCCACCTTGCGGCCAAAGTAGCTCTTGATGTCATTCTCCCGGATGGCACCAGGGGCCACATCAGCAATCAGTTTGGCCAGTCCTTGAATCCCCATAGCAACACAGAAAAGGGATGGCTGAAAAAGAAAGTCAAGTAAGACAAGGAGGAACttaaaggatgaaaaagaagCAAAGGTTACAATGGGTGCTATCTCACCAACTTCACTTGCCTTCCGCTAAACAAATTTAGCACAACAAAAGGACACCAAGTCAGCACTAAAGAAGAACAAGACCAAGTTATCATCGTCAAGAAACTTACAGTCTAGTAAGGAAGTCCGCTCAGTTAATACTAAGGCTTCCTGAGTATCAGAAACTGAACCGGGTGCTAAGTGGGATAAAAATGCTGAAGTCCTTGAGGGACTGAAAAGTTCTGTGGCTACAGCAGCAACACGGCAAGTGTGAAGAAAGGGCTACAGCAGATCTAGGATCAGCAAGTCCAGAGGGCCTGGCCAGCTTGAGGAGTCCAGGGATCACAATGGCAGAACTGGGCCCTGAAGGACAGGCAAATCCCAGTTAGACAAAGGTCAGGAGAGACAGATATAGAACAACCAAAATACATGGCTGAATGTGTAAAGTAGTAAAATAAACTTATGAGTATCTGTCTTCTTGCTAATTCATGAACAATGCATTCGTTCCTCCTCCGTAGCTTTTTACCATTCATTGAACATCCCCAAAGTATTCCTTCAGCTCAACTCCTCTTAGCAGCTCTGATGGTTAGTTTTGTGTGTTAACTCGTCAAGGCCATAGAATCCAGTTATTTCATCAAACGCTAAGCCAGGTGTTGCTGTGAAGATATTTCATAGATGTGGTTAACATCTGTCTTAGTTTTCATTAAGTAAAGGAGAGTGCGCTCTATAACGTGGGTGGGCCGCATCAAATCAGGTGAAAGGCCTTACGAGCAAAAACAAGTTTCACTGCAGAAATCATGCCTCAAGACTGCAGCATCAACtcctacctgaatttccagcctgccCACCGTCGTATGATTTTTCCAACCACTACAATCACCTGAACCAATTCCTTAAAGTAAGTCTCTTTTACTATGTTAATATTCTATATcctatttcattctgtttctctggaggatACAGCAGCTTTGAAGGACTGGCAAAAATAACATCTGAATGGGAGTAATGTGGCTTTCTCAAcactgctctcacctctcttcaaCATCCTCTTAGCGCTTAAGAGTTTCTACTTCTATCAtgatgttgtttttgttttaactctttccctttgtattttctttccacCACTAAGTCCGAAATGTGAACTCCATAGCTCCTACCTCACCCCAAGTCCTGATCTAGGGACCTGGCATGCTGTACTCACTCAGCCCAGTACTGCATTTCTGTGGTTCAGGCCCCTTAACCAAGTATTTCCTAGGGCAGTATTTCCCAAACTTCAGTCAGGCCCAAACCACTCTCACAATTTTTTGCCACTTCCAACTAAAACTTgtactttcattcatttaatattttctttatacgGACACCATTTTctaaaaactaatttgaaaaagaGAACTCCTCCTAAGCAATAATACCTATATTGTATCAGTTACATTTTAACATGTGTTACatgaaaaactattaaaaaagacTTTTGGGGGTGCCACTTAAAGTCATCATGTACCCACTGGCGGGGTGTGTCCAACACTCTAAGAAATATTACATTAGGCCTTCTAATCGTTCCCACTCTTCCTTCACAGGGCtctttctatttattattattttttgatgggggaggtaattatgtttatttatt is a genomic window of Camelus bactrianus isolate YW-2024 breed Bactrian camel chromosome 10, ASM4877302v1, whole genome shotgun sequence containing:
- the FEN1 gene encoding flap endonuclease 1 gives rise to the protein MGIQGLAKLIADVAPGAIRENDIKSYFGRKVAIDASMSIYQFLIAVRQGGDVLQNEEGETTSHLMGMFYRTIRMMENGIKPVYVFDGKPPQLKSGELAKRSERRAEAEKQLQQAQAAGAEEEVEKFTKRLVKVTKQHNDECKHLLSLMGIPYLDAPSEAEASCAALVKAGKVYAAATEDMDCLTFGSPVLMRHLTASEAKKLPIQEFHLSRILQELGLNQEQFVDLCILLGSDYCESIRGIGPKRAVDLIQKHKSIEEIVRRLDPNKYPVPENWLHKEAQQLFLEPEVLDPESVELKWSEPDEEELVKFMCGEKQFSEDRIRSGVRRLSKSRQGSTQGRLDDFFKVTGSLSSAKRKEPEPKGSSKKKAKTGAAGKFKRGK